Proteins co-encoded in one Metabacillus sp. KUDC1714 genomic window:
- a CDS encoding DUF1871 family protein has translation MEAQQTNIKLMELLLQWDPLGYGDGSYETEVVDVLQAVHLYDNEVLLARKIQAIYEFSFEEIIPLQKCKNLSQQLLLIKNNFSCEI, from the coding sequence ATGGAAGCGCAGCAAACAAATATTAAATTGATGGAACTATTATTACAATGGGATCCCTTAGGTTATGGCGATGGAAGTTATGAAACAGAAGTGGTTGATGTCCTTCAAGCCGTTCATTTATATGACAATGAAGTTTTACTAGCTAGAAAAATCCAAGCTATTTATGAGTTTTCATTTGAGGAAATCATTCCTCTCCAAAAATGTAAAAACCTCTCTCAGCAACTTCTCCTTATTAAAAATAACTTTAGCTGTGAAATATAA
- a CDS encoding alpha/beta fold hydrolase: MEKSHYYCSTMNILGVNVHYEVYEKNPSKPTLVLIHGFLSSSFCYRKIIPLLENEFNLLAIDLPPFGKTEKSTRFVHSYKNMAKLVIELVQGLQIKKAYIVGHSMGGQVSLIAAKERPDLFEKIVLLCSSGYMKRVHPTLIFGSYMPYFYLCIKHWLASQGILKNLYNVVYDRSLIDQEMMDGYMEPFYDDRIFMALTRMIRDHEGDLSPEELKLIEQPSLLIWGNEDKVVPMQVGERLKNDLPNSSFFSFQNTGHLVPEERPEHVTEKIFEFCQAN, encoded by the coding sequence ATGGAAAAGAGTCATTATTATTGTAGTACCATGAACATTCTTGGTGTAAACGTTCATTATGAGGTTTATGAGAAAAATCCTTCGAAGCCAACATTGGTGTTAATACATGGATTTCTATCATCTTCCTTTTGCTATCGTAAGATTATTCCACTTCTAGAGAACGAATTTAATCTTCTTGCCATTGATCTGCCTCCATTTGGGAAAACAGAAAAATCAACAAGATTTGTTCATTCCTATAAAAATATGGCAAAATTAGTGATTGAATTAGTTCAAGGGTTACAAATAAAAAAAGCATATATTGTTGGTCATTCAATGGGTGGACAAGTTTCGCTTATTGCAGCAAAGGAAAGACCAGATTTATTTGAAAAAATTGTGCTTCTCTGCAGTTCTGGTTATATGAAACGAGTTCATCCAACTTTAATATTCGGTTCTTACATGCCTTACTTTTATTTATGTATAAAGCATTGGCTAGCTAGTCAGGGGATATTGAAAAACTTATATAATGTCGTATACGATAGGTCTCTTATCGACCAAGAAATGATGGATGGATACATGGAGCCATTTTATGATGATCGAATTTTCATGGCGTTAACCAGAATGATTCGAGACCATGAAGGAGATCTTTCACCAGAGGAATTAAAACTAATTGAACAACCTAGTCTTCTGATTTGGGGAAATGAGGATAAAGTCGTTCCTATGCAAGTTGGGGAGAGGCTTAAAAACGACTTACCAAACTCAAGCTTTTTTTCATTCCAGAATACTGGTCATTTAGTACCCGAAGAAAGACCAGAGCACGTAACTGAAAAAATATTTGAATTCTGTCAGGCTAATTAG